The following coding sequences lie in one Balneolaceae bacterium genomic window:
- the pheS gene encoding phenylalanine--tRNA ligase subunit alpha — MLSDIRSLEEEIRERTIDNEDELEAFRLEFLSRKGKVQAMFGHMGEVPKEDRAEVGKAMNRVKNLAEETFEEAKAALQRGETSSASATDDLTLPPPPSPAGSWHPLTKTLEEMKRIFYRLGFDIADGPEIEDDFHNFTALNFPPNHPARDEQDTFFIRRGEGEAEDLVLRTHTSPVQIRLMQEQEPPIRAIIPGRVYRNEAVTPKSYFLFHQVEALYVDTDVSVAELKETLITFARLMFGSDVRYRLRPGFFPFTEPSLEMDIWWETDEGGRWLEILGAGMVDPNVFDAAGVDSKTYTGYAWGMGVERIAILRHGIEDIRVFYNNDQRFLEQFH, encoded by the coding sequence ATGCTATCCGACATCCGATCCCTGGAAGAGGAGATCAGGGAACGTACCATAGACAACGAAGACGAACTGGAAGCCTTCCGCCTGGAATTTCTCTCCCGCAAGGGCAAGGTGCAGGCCATGTTCGGGCACATGGGCGAGGTGCCCAAGGAAGACCGCGCCGAGGTGGGCAAGGCCATGAACCGCGTCAAGAACCTGGCCGAGGAGACCTTCGAAGAGGCCAAGGCTGCCCTGCAGCGCGGCGAAACCTCCTCGGCATCGGCGACGGACGACCTGACCCTGCCCCCTCCTCCCTCTCCGGCCGGCTCCTGGCATCCTCTCACCAAGACCTTGGAGGAGATGAAGCGCATCTTCTACCGCCTGGGCTTTGACATTGCGGACGGACCGGAGATCGAAGACGATTTCCACAACTTCACGGCGCTTAACTTCCCGCCCAACCATCCGGCCCGCGATGAGCAGGATACTTTTTTTATACGCCGTGGGGAGGGCGAGGCGGAGGACCTGGTGCTGCGCACCCACACCTCCCCCGTGCAGATACGTCTGATGCAGGAGCAGGAGCCGCCCATACGCGCCATCATCCCCGGGCGGGTCTACCGCAACGAGGCCGTCACTCCAAAATCCTATTTCCTTTTCCACCAGGTGGAGGCGCTCTATGTAGACACCGACGTGTCGGTGGCCGAGCTGAAGGAGACCCTCATCACCTTCGCCAGGCTCATGTTTGGCAGCGATGTTCGCTACCGCCTGCGTCCCGGCTTCTTCCCCTTCACCGAACCCAGCCTGGAGATGGACATCTGGTGGGAGACCGACGAGGGGGGACGGTGGCTTGAGATCCTGGGCGCCGGCATGGTCGATCCCAACGTCTTCGATGCCGCGGGCGTCGATTCCAAAACCTATACCGGCTACGCTTGGGGCATGGGTGTGGAACGCATCGCCATTCTGCGCCACGGCATAGAGGACATCCGCGTCTTCTATAACAACGACCAGCGTTTCCTCGAGCAATTTCACTGA
- the rplT gene encoding 50S ribosomal protein L20 yields MPRSTNNVASRRRRRKILQQAKGYWGKRKNVYTIAKNAVEKGLLYQYRDRKVRKREFRKLWITRINAAARQNGSTYSRLMGAFNKNDIQINRKMLADIAVRDPETFTALVEEVES; encoded by the coding sequence ATGCCACGTTCCACCAACAATGTGGCTTCCCGTCGCCGTCGCCGCAAGATACTCCAGCAGGCGAAAGGTTACTGGGGCAAACGCAAGAATGTGTACACCATCGCGAAGAACGCGGTCGAGAAGGGACTGCTATACCAGTACCGAGACCGCAAGGTTCGCAAACGTGAATTCCGCAAACTGTGGATCACACGCATCAACGCCGCAGCCCGTCAGAACGGCTCGACCTATTCCAGGTTGATGGGAGCCTTCAACAAAAACGACATCCAGATCAACCGGAAAATGCTGGCGGACATTGCCGTCCGCGATCCCGAGACCTTTACCGCGCTCGTGGAAGAGGTCGAAAGCTGA
- the rpmI gene encoding 50S ribosomal protein L35, giving the protein MPKMKSNSGAKKRFKKTGSGKIKRKKAGKRHILTKKRSKRKRKLGQDTLVDKTNKKSVEQMIPYK; this is encoded by the coding sequence ATGCCTAAGATGAAATCCAACAGTGGGGCCAAGAAGCGCTTCAAGAAAACCGGCTCCGGCAAGATCAAACGCAAAAAAGCCGGCAAGCGTCACATCCTCACCAAGAAACGCAGCAAGCGGAAACGCAAACTCGGCCAGGACACTCTTGTTGACAAAACCAACAAGAAGTCCGTCGAACAGATGATTCCGTACAAGTAA
- the infC gene encoding translation initiation factor IF-3, with protein MARSRRPRPRGHDDRPNVNDEIRHSKVRVIKPDEEHEIVDIDRAIEIAQSFDLDLVEVASNARPPVCKVIDFGKYMYERKKKEKEAKKKQHTVQVKELRFRPNTDDHDLEFKTRHAREFLESGDKVKATVQFRGRDMLHTDRGKKVLVDLAEELSDISEIESQPNLEGRRMIMMLSPNKKGG; from the coding sequence ATCGCCAGAAGCAGAAGACCACGTCCCCGGGGCCACGATGACCGCCCCAACGTCAATGACGAAATACGACATTCAAAAGTGAGGGTCATCAAACCTGATGAGGAGCACGAGATCGTGGATATCGACCGCGCCATTGAGATCGCGCAGTCCTTCGATCTCGACCTTGTTGAAGTCGCATCCAACGCACGGCCGCCTGTCTGCAAGGTGATCGACTTTGGAAAGTACATGTACGAAAGGAAAAAGAAGGAGAAGGAGGCCAAGAAGAAGCAGCACACCGTCCAGGTCAAGGAGCTCCGTTTCCGGCCCAACACCGACGACCACGACCTTGAGTTCAAGACCCGCCACGCCCGGGAGTTCCTGGAGAGCGGCGACAAGGTTAAGGCTACCGTGCAATTTCGCGGCCGCGACATGCTCCACACTGATCGGGGAAAGAAGGTATTGGTGGACTTGGCCGAGGAACTCTCCGACATCAGCGAGATCGAGTCTCAGCCCAATCTGGAGGGCCGACGCATGATCATGATGCTCTCCCCCAACAAGAAGGGCGGCTGA
- the thrS gene encoding threonine--tRNA ligase — MAEQITITFPDGSSKDFPSGTTGREVAESISKGLAREALSITLDNEVLDLSRPLEQGGEITINTWNTEDGKYAFWHSSAHLLAEAVQELYPEAKFGIGPPIENGFYYDIDFGDTEVGEGDFERIEEKMIERARNKSEFIRRKVSKKEARAFYEERGNPYKLELIEELEEGTITFYEQGEFTDLCKGPHIPHTGDIKAVKLTGISGAYWRGDVDSRQLTRIYGISFPKQKLLEEHLQQVEEAKKRDHRKLGKQLGLFMMDPMVGQGLPIWKPKGTILRMELESFLKEELLKRGYKEVITPHIGSIKLYETSGHYPYYKDSQYPPMEVEGEPYMLKPMNCPHHHRIYASELRSYRDLPIRLAEFGSVYRFEQSGELSGLSRVRGFTQDDAHIYCTEAQLHDELVNAIDLTQLVFKTFDMPVKTRLSFRDPADAGKYAGEAEMWDRAEQSIREVAESMELDYFEAKGEASFYGPKIDFIIRDAIGRKWQLGTVQVDYVMPERFDLTYMGSDNEKHRPVIIHRAPFGSMERFVSILIEHFAGDFPVWLAPVQVAILPISDDINPYAEYLHGALAKRGIRVELDDRSEKLGGKIREAETSKIPYMLIVGDEEQNEGTVSIRRHREGDIGTFEFSEFISNLTTEIEQKTNPSHDDE; from the coding sequence ATGGCAGAGCAGATTACCATTACCTTTCCCGACGGCAGCAGCAAGGACTTTCCCAGCGGAACCACAGGCCGCGAGGTGGCCGAATCCATCTCCAAGGGACTAGCCCGCGAGGCGCTCAGCATCACCCTGGACAATGAGGTCCTCGATCTGTCGCGTCCCCTCGAACAGGGCGGCGAGATCACCATCAACACCTGGAATACCGAAGACGGGAAGTACGCCTTCTGGCACTCTTCGGCCCATCTGCTGGCGGAGGCCGTGCAGGAGCTCTACCCGGAAGCCAAATTCGGCATCGGTCCCCCCATCGAAAACGGCTTTTACTACGACATCGACTTCGGCGACACCGAGGTGGGCGAGGGCGACTTCGAGCGTATTGAGGAGAAGATGATCGAACGGGCCCGCAACAAATCGGAATTTATCCGCCGCAAGGTAAGCAAGAAGGAGGCGCGCGCTTTCTACGAAGAGCGCGGCAACCCCTACAAGCTGGAGCTAATCGAGGAGCTGGAGGAGGGCACCATCACCTTCTACGAGCAGGGCGAATTTACCGACCTCTGCAAGGGCCCCCACATCCCGCATACGGGCGACATCAAGGCCGTCAAGCTCACGGGCATATCCGGCGCCTACTGGCGCGGGGACGTCGACAGCAGGCAGCTCACCCGCATCTACGGCATCAGCTTTCCCAAGCAGAAACTCCTGGAGGAGCACCTGCAGCAGGTGGAGGAGGCCAAAAAGCGCGACCACCGCAAGTTGGGCAAACAGCTGGGACTGTTTATGATGGATCCCATGGTGGGCCAGGGCCTGCCGATCTGGAAGCCCAAGGGCACCATCCTTCGCATGGAGCTTGAAAGTTTCTTAAAGGAAGAGCTGTTAAAGCGTGGCTACAAGGAAGTTATCACCCCCCATATCGGCAGTATTAAGCTCTACGAAACCAGCGGGCACTATCCCTACTACAAGGATTCGCAGTACCCGCCCATGGAGGTAGAGGGCGAGCCGTATATGCTCAAACCCATGAACTGCCCGCACCACCACCGCATCTACGCCTCGGAGCTGCGCTCCTACCGCGACCTGCCCATACGCCTGGCGGAATTCGGATCGGTCTACCGTTTCGAGCAGTCGGGCGAGCTGAGCGGACTGTCACGCGTGCGCGGCTTCACCCAGGACGACGCCCACATCTACTGTACCGAAGCTCAGCTGCACGACGAGCTTGTCAACGCCATCGACCTGACGCAGCTGGTCTTCAAGACCTTCGACATGCCGGTCAAGACGCGCCTCTCCTTCCGCGACCCGGCGGACGCCGGCAAGTATGCCGGTGAGGCGGAGATGTGGGACCGCGCCGAGCAGTCCATCCGCGAGGTGGCCGAAAGTATGGAACTGGACTACTTCGAAGCCAAAGGCGAGGCCAGCTTCTACGGTCCCAAAATCGATTTTATCATCCGCGACGCCATCGGACGAAAATGGCAGCTGGGCACTGTGCAGGTGGACTACGTGATGCCGGAGCGATTCGACCTAACCTATATGGGCTCCGACAACGAGAAGCACCGTCCGGTAATCATACACCGCGCGCCCTTCGGATCCATGGAACGTTTCGTGAGTATCCTGATTGAGCATTTCGCGGGCGACTTCCCCGTGTGGCTGGCCCCCGTCCAGGTGGCTATCCTGCCCATCTCCGATGATATCAATCCCTACGCCGAATACCTGCATGGAGCCCTGGCCAAACGCGGCATCCGCGTGGAGCTCGACGACCGGAGCGAAAAACTGGGCGGAAAAATTCGGGAAGCTGAAACGAGCAAGATTCCATATATGTTAATAGTGGGCGACGAGGAGCAGAACGAAGGCACCGTGTCGATCCGCCGACATCGCGAGGGCGACATCGGCACCTTTGAATTTTCTGAATTTATTTCTAATCTCACTACGGAGATCGAACAGAAAACCAATCCGAGTCACGACGACGAATAA